From Quercus lobata isolate SW786 chromosome 1, ValleyOak3.0 Primary Assembly, whole genome shotgun sequence, one genomic window encodes:
- the LOC115980078 gene encoding protein RETICULATA-RELATED 1, chloroplastic — translation MSFCSPSFQLSYLHNPFNDTTTTTTTTNPTPQCTHKHNFTVHFRLSRFDDTTTKYSPPKLIASSSHSSQRHYSPLKSHHHHHSFKLNCAIESEEEEEANAITVPEDEVRVLEGNHEQKTDFGGNGGDDDDRSGNGNGGGGGGEGGDGEENGEEKEFGPILKLEEVMRKTKDRGVELPKDMLEAAKITGIRQVFLERYLDLQGSGWPLGFLMKYCSMLRNRMLADPSFLFKVGTEIVIDSCCATFAEVQKRGKDFWAEFELYAADLLVGVVVDIALVGLLAPYARFGQPSMPRGLFGSFNRACAALPSSVFEAERPGCRFSAKQRIATYFYKGVLYGSVGFGCGLIGQGIANMIMNAKRSLNKSDEDIPVPPLVQSAALWGVFLAVSSNTRYQIINGLEQLVEASPLAKRLPPVAMAFTVGVRFANNVYGGMQFVDWAKLSGVQ, via the exons ATGTCGTTTTGTTCCCCGAGCTTCCAGCTCTCTTATTTACACAACCCCTTCAAcgacaccaccaccaccaccaccaccaccaatccgACGCCGCAATGTACTCACAAACACAATTTCACCGTCCACTTCAGGCTTTCACGATTCGACGACACGACCACCAAGTACTCTCCACCAAAGTTAAtagcttcttcttctcattcatCACAACGCCACTACTCGCCTCTCAagagccaccaccaccaccactcctTCAAACTCAACTGTGCCATCGAGtcggaggaggaggaggaggccAACGCGATCACGGTGCCGGAAGATGAAGTTAGGGTTTTGGAGGGAAATCATGAGCAAAAAACCGATTTTGGCGGCAACGGCGGAGATGACGATGATCGTAGTGGTAATGGTAAtggtggtggcggcggcggcgAAGGTGGCGATGGAGAAGAGAATGGTGAGGAAAAAGAGTTCGGGCCGATATTGAAGTTAGAGGAAGTGATGAGGAAAACGAAGGATCGCGGTGTTGAGCTTCCTAAAGATATGTTGGAGGCTGCTAAGATCACTGGGATTCGCCAAGTGTTTCTTGAGCGATACTTGGATTTGCAG GGGTCAGGTTGGCCGCTGGGATTTTTGATGAAGTACTGTTCCATGCTTCGAAATCGAATGCTGGCTGatccttcttttctctttaaaGTTGGAACCGAG ATAGTCATCGATTCTTGTTGTGCAACATTTGCGGAAGTTCAGAAAAGAGGCAAGGATTTTTGGGCTGAGTTTGAGTTGTACGCTGCTGATCTTTTAGTTGGTGTAGTGGTAGACATTGCTTTGGTTGGTTTACTAGCACCTTATGCTCGATTTGGTCAGCCATCCATGCCAAGAGGTTTATTTGGAAGCTTTAACCGGGCTTGTGCAGCTCTTCCTAGCAG TGTTTTTGAAGCGGAAAGGCCAGGATGTAGATTCTCAGCAAAGCAGCGGATTGCCACATACTTCTATAAG GGTGTCTTATACGGATCAGTTGGCTTTGGATGTGGTCTAATTGGCCAAGGCATTGCAAATATGATCATGAATGCCAAACG GAGTTTAAACAAATCGGACGAGGACATACCTGTGCCGCCTCTTGTACAAAGTGCTGCTCTTTGGG GTGTTTTTCTTGCTGTGTCTTCCAATACCAGATACCAAATCATAAATGGCCTGGAGCAACTGGTTGAAGCATCTCCATTGGCAAAACGGTTACCACCTGTTGCAATGGCTTTCACAGTCGGCGTGAGATTTGCTAACAATGTTTATGGTGGTATGCAGTTTGTAGACTGGGCTAAGTTGAGTGGGGTACAATAG